In Nostoc sp. CENA543, a single genomic region encodes these proteins:
- a CDS encoding Uma2 family endonuclease produces MTALTLQLPPNLQFTDEEFAQIVAVNKELRLELTAEGELIIMSPTGGETGNRNFDLLGQIWFWNSQNQLGKAFDSSTGFKLPNGATRSPDAAWIKIERWEALTPEQRKKFLPLCPDFAVELVSETDDVEDTKAKMQEYLANGLQLGWLINPKDKQVIIYRPNQAPEFLQSPTSLSGEDVLPGFVLNLQQIFA; encoded by the coding sequence ATGACAGCTTTAACTTTACAATTACCTCCTAATCTGCAATTTACTGATGAGGAATTTGCACAAATTGTTGCTGTGAATAAAGAATTGCGGCTAGAGTTAACTGCTGAAGGGGAATTAATTATTATGTCACCTACTGGGGGAGAAACGGGAAATCGAAATTTTGATTTATTAGGTCAAATATGGTTTTGGAACAGTCAAAATCAGCTAGGAAAAGCTTTTGATTCTTCTACTGGGTTTAAACTACCAAATGGGGCAACTCGTTCGCCTGATGCGGCTTGGATAAAAATAGAAAGATGGGAAGCTTTGACACCAGAACAAAGAAAGAAATTTCTCCCTTTGTGTCCTGATTTTGCAGTGGAATTAGTTTCGGAAACTGATGATGTAGAAGATACTAAAGCGAAGATGCAAGAATATTTAGCCAATGGGTTACAACTCGGTTGGTTAATTAATCCTAAAGATAAACAAGTAATAATTTATCGCCCCAATCAAGCACCAGAATTTTTACAATCTCCCACAAGTTTATCGGGTGAAGATGTTCTCCCTGGTTTTGTTTTAAATTTACAACAGATTTTTGCATAA
- the cas3 gene encoding type I-D CRISPR-associated helicase Cas3' has protein sequence MKIKLLPLYSQLNPGVGACPLGCTETCQVKKQAPNFGKGSGCPLSSHQAETYAAILKGESEVIFNTSATGDGKSLAAYLAGLLNLDLRVIGLYPTIELVTDQQKQVFGYYEQFNPEGQSLIDILYGADLARRVEQGQKGNKFKELLLTFKQKHVILTNPDIFHLVAHFRYLNPAYNRAELPITLARNLDLYIADEFHIFGVHQEAAILNSMLLIRHNRPKKRPMRFLFTSATPKPEFMKILKTAGFKVTEVSGNYESESTPGFRQICQAVNLEFIQLEQDTDSLSWLTKEAENIRTLLEAEGRGRGLIILNSVALVSRAVRQLQALLPDVIVREVSGRIDRQERAITQADLENAPQSVLVVGTSAVDVGVDFKIHLLIFEASDSATFIQRLGRLGRHAGFSAYQAFVLLPSRTPWIMARLKEKLAGKEESSRLEFREIITEAFDPPKEFERYREYWGALQAQGLLISMSPKTTGVMQPLQTSMAEDLRRVYGEQLDKKRGHWFNLGNDSTGKAIQEELLRFRGGSDLQAAVWDEGRFYTYDLLRLLPYAEVEIIDREEFIQAAQQANHPATEFPEKYIQTYLKVQRWSDQRFPIRLECDRGTDELKQCTLSLIDRLSITGHPQAEVSRCLRKQKLLTFLIQVNRTPDNSHWDISRALHLNPTFGLYRLTDADEQSHACAFNQDALLLEALKWRIPKCDRTKPYIF, from the coding sequence GTGAAAATTAAATTACTGCCCCTCTATTCCCAACTTAACCCAGGAGTTGGGGCTTGTCCTCTTGGTTGTACGGAGACTTGCCAAGTCAAAAAGCAAGCTCCTAACTTTGGAAAGGGTTCTGGTTGTCCTTTATCTTCCCACCAAGCCGAAACTTATGCCGCCATTCTCAAAGGAGAATCGGAAGTTATCTTTAACACGTCAGCCACAGGTGATGGTAAATCTCTTGCAGCTTATTTGGCGGGGTTACTTAACCTTGATTTGCGAGTCATTGGACTTTACCCGACTATTGAATTAGTCACAGACCAACAAAAGCAAGTTTTTGGCTATTATGAACAGTTTAACCCAGAAGGACAGTCATTGATTGACATTCTTTATGGTGCTGACTTAGCCCGCAGGGTAGAGCAAGGACAAAAAGGTAACAAATTCAAGGAATTACTGCTGACATTTAAGCAAAAACACGTTATCTTGACTAATCCCGATATTTTTCATTTAGTAGCGCATTTTCGCTATCTTAACCCTGCTTATAATCGGGCAGAGTTACCGATTACTTTGGCTAGAAATCTCGATTTATACATTGCTGATGAGTTTCATATTTTTGGTGTGCATCAAGAAGCCGCAATTCTCAACAGTATGCTATTGATTCGTCATAATCGCCCGAAAAAACGTCCCATGCGTTTCTTGTTTACTTCTGCGACTCCTAAGCCAGAGTTTATGAAAATTCTCAAAACTGCTGGGTTTAAGGTGACGGAGGTGTCAGGAAATTATGAAAGTGAGTCTACACCAGGATTTCGGCAAATATGCCAAGCTGTTAATTTGGAATTTATCCAGTTAGAGCAAGATACTGATTCTTTAAGTTGGTTAACAAAAGAAGCTGAAAATATTCGCACCCTTTTAGAAGCCGAAGGAAGGGGACGAGGGTTAATTATTCTTAACTCCGTCGCCTTGGTAAGTCGGGCTGTGCGTCAACTCCAGGCTTTACTTCCTGATGTGATTGTGAGGGAAGTTAGCGGACGAATTGACCGACAAGAAAGGGCGATAACTCAAGCAGATTTAGAAAATGCACCCCAATCAGTTTTAGTGGTGGGAACTTCTGCGGTGGATGTGGGTGTAGATTTTAAGATTCATTTGCTGATTTTTGAGGCGAGTGATTCTGCTACTTTCATTCAAAGATTAGGTCGTCTCGGTCGTCATGCTGGTTTTTCAGCTTATCAAGCTTTTGTATTGTTACCTAGCCGTACTCCTTGGATTATGGCGAGACTGAAGGAAAAGTTAGCGGGTAAGGAAGAATCCAGTCGTCTGGAGTTCCGCGAAATTATTACCGAAGCATTTGATCCTCCCAAAGAGTTTGAACGATACCGCGAATATTGGGGCGCACTGCAAGCCCAAGGTTTGTTAATTAGTATGAGTCCCAAAACAACAGGAGTCATGCAACCGCTACAAACCAGTATGGCGGAAGATTTGCGGCGGGTTTATGGAGAACAATTAGATAAAAAACGCGGACATTGGTTCAACTTGGGGAACGATTCCACGGGGAAAGCTATCCAAGAAGAACTATTGAGATTTCGGGGAGGTTCAGATTTACAAGCTGCTGTTTGGGATGAAGGACGCTTTTATACTTACGATTTGCTGAGATTGTTACCCTACGCAGAAGTGGAAATCATTGATAGAGAAGAATTTATCCAAGCTGCACAACAAGCCAACCATCCCGCTACGGAATTTCCAGAGAAATATATTCAAACTTATCTAAAAGTCCAACGTTGGTCTGATCAAAGATTCCCCATCAGATTAGAATGCGATCGCGGTACAGATGAACTCAAACAATGTACCCTTTCCCTGATAGATAGACTCAGCATCACCGGACACCCCCAAGCAGAAGTCAGTCGCTGTCTCCGTAAACAAAAACTCCTCACCTTCCTAATCCAAGTCAATCGCACCCCAGACAACAGCCATTGGGACATTAGCCGCGCCTTACACCTCAACCCCACCTTCGGACTATATCGACTAACAGACGCTGACGAACAAAGCCACGCCTGCGCCTTCAACCAAGATGCACTCCTTCTAGAAGCCCTCAAATGGAGGATTCCCAAATGCGATCGCACAAAACCCTACATTTTTTAA
- a CDS encoding YafY family protein, producing the protein MVSKNDINSNQLGFALEILKLLAQKPHKKAELIIALGDRGFAAGDLSQKIARTITKLRDCGFDIKSAPNRPYELIESKFPVILSTEQQQALAMAAELLSDMGFTAQAGHIWRIGNFNKTNIPNLAADFHPPANYSEENLDAVLQELQQRLQQKRRFVIWYCNSKGEERHWDVDKSELRLHDGSLYLFALVPDWFSRHIPTRPNVEQNSAFRIDRIIRVGAASQTPWIYSKFPTIDITYRLTGALATYKPRRPHEKIISSPENTEYVDIVAQEDFVFWFIQRMLRYGASATVLNPPWIAQQIQDAHQKALDNYSGQLNLG; encoded by the coding sequence ATGGTATCAAAAAATGATATTAACTCTAACCAATTGGGGTTTGCTTTAGAGATATTGAAGTTACTGGCGCAAAAACCACACAAGAAAGCAGAATTAATTATTGCATTAGGCGATCGCGGTTTTGCAGCCGGAGATTTATCCCAAAAAATTGCTCGCACCATTACTAAACTCAGAGACTGCGGATTTGACATCAAAAGCGCGCCCAACCGTCCCTATGAGTTGATAGAATCGAAATTTCCAGTGATTTTGTCAACAGAACAGCAACAAGCCCTAGCAATGGCCGCAGAATTGCTGTCAGACATGGGTTTTACGGCTCAAGCTGGTCACATCTGGCGCATTGGGAACTTCAACAAAACCAACATCCCCAATTTAGCAGCAGATTTTCATCCTCCAGCTAACTATAGCGAAGAAAATTTAGATGCCGTTTTACAAGAATTACAACAACGCCTACAACAAAAACGCCGCTTTGTCATTTGGTATTGCAACAGCAAGGGTGAAGAAAGACACTGGGACGTAGACAAATCAGAATTGAGATTGCATGATGGTTCACTATATCTATTTGCCTTAGTTCCAGACTGGTTTAGTCGCCATATTCCCACTAGACCCAATGTGGAACAAAACTCAGCCTTTAGAATAGATCGGATCATCCGCGTTGGTGCAGCTTCCCAAACACCTTGGATTTACAGTAAATTCCCCACCATAGATATTACCTACCGACTCACAGGTGCTTTAGCCACCTACAAACCTCGCCGACCCCATGAAAAAATCATCTCTTCCCCAGAAAACACAGAATATGTTGATATTGTGGCTCAGGAAGACTTTGTCTTTTGGTTTATTCAAAGAATGTTACGCTACGGCGCAAGTGCCACTGTTTTAAATCCGCCTTGGATAGCACAACAAATCCAAGATGCTCATCAAAAAGCCCTTGACAACTACTCTGGTCAATTAAATTTGGGTTGA